A portion of the Pirellulales bacterium genome contains these proteins:
- a CDS encoding YHS domain-containing protein, with the protein MSQDPVCGMDVSPQNAVAKEQYEGKTYHFCSAECKKKFDQDPAKFTKQAKQSTA; encoded by the coding sequence ATGTCGCAAGACCCCGTATGCGGAATGGACGTCAGCCCTCAGAACGCCGTGGCAAAGGAGCAGTACGAGGGGAAGACTTATCACTTCTGTTCGGCCGAGTGCAAGAAGAAGTTCGATCAGGATCCTGCAAAGTTCACCAAACAGGCGAAGCAATCGACCGCCTGA
- a CDS encoding ECF-type sigma factor codes for MTAIFWDPSGSRAQSAISRPQQRRNLRYFAGFTLEQAASALRISPATADRQWAYARAWLHPRVVGAAKRLACVDDRPTIFLRLG; via the coding sequence ATGACCGCGATCTTTTGGGATCCGTCCGGCTCGCGCGCCCAAAGCGCGATTTCTCGGCCGCAGCAGAGGCGCAATCTGCGGTATTTCGCGGGATTCACCCTGGAACAAGCCGCATCTGCGCTGAGAATATCGCCTGCAACGGCTGATCGGCAGTGGGCTTACGCTCGCGCATGGCTGCACCCGCGAGTTGTTGGCGCCGCCAAGCGATTAGCATGCGTCGACGACCGACCGACGATTTTTTTGAGACTCGGTTGA
- a CDS encoding PDZ domain-containing protein: MFRRIVLSAVVPASLVFSVMAGTPAVRADQHNQDSQANQQQSDQPQDRATENQRGSNQQRDQEDQNNRETHYRGAEHAVLGVTLSEGDGHGVRIREVLPESPAQAAGLEQGDQIAKIDDQRVHNYRQVIDYLNRAKPEQTANITVSRDGQEKSFQVTLASRERVYGNENRHAQGRSNDRSSQFQSDRRNESRGQQNERGNNGRQDASYANRQQGGDGAHGQQAALGVDVQNDQNRLVVRDVWRNSTAERAGLRPGDQLEALDDQTINSRSDLQHELRDHQPGDRVNLTIRRNGRERTVAMNLTSRQEGGRSQNQQNEMQGEQNRDRFDNRQFASRGRTGYQRWSISHPHPALGVTLEESDDGYLTVARVMDDGPAEKAGLQRGDEILTIDDHPVDSVRDVMQQLSRKNPNDKVDVQIRRDGKKRDVDVTLGDSSEIFNDRRTAAREDRDDQQGNGQRNERGQNRDNDQDGNRDSQDRD; this comes from the coding sequence ATGTTTCGCAGAATCGTATTGTCCGCAGTTGTTCCGGCTTCGCTGGTGTTCAGCGTGATGGCGGGGACGCCAGCAGTCCGAGCCGATCAGCACAACCAGGATTCCCAAGCGAACCAGCAGCAGTCAGATCAACCGCAAGATCGAGCCACCGAGAATCAACGTGGCAGTAACCAGCAGCGAGATCAAGAGGACCAAAACAATCGAGAGACGCACTATCGCGGCGCCGAGCATGCCGTATTGGGCGTGACACTTAGTGAGGGCGACGGGCATGGTGTGCGCATCCGCGAAGTGCTGCCCGAAAGCCCCGCACAAGCGGCCGGCCTCGAGCAGGGAGATCAGATTGCCAAGATCGACGATCAACGTGTGCATAACTATCGCCAAGTGATCGACTACTTGAACCGTGCCAAACCGGAACAGACGGCCAATATTACCGTGTCGCGTGACGGCCAAGAGAAGTCGTTCCAGGTCACGCTTGCCTCGCGCGAGCGTGTTTATGGGAACGAGAATCGGCATGCACAAGGCCGATCCAACGACCGTTCCTCTCAGTTCCAGTCAGATCGTCGGAACGAATCGCGAGGACAACAGAACGAGCGCGGCAACAACGGTCGGCAGGATGCGAGTTACGCAAACCGGCAACAAGGCGGCGACGGGGCGCACGGCCAGCAAGCCGCGCTGGGTGTGGATGTGCAAAACGATCAAAACCGTCTTGTCGTGCGCGACGTGTGGCGCAATAGCACGGCTGAGCGCGCCGGCTTGCGACCGGGCGACCAACTGGAAGCCCTCGACGATCAGACCATCAACAGCCGTAGCGATCTGCAGCATGAGCTGCGCGATCATCAGCCGGGGGACCGGGTGAACCTGACGATTCGCCGCAACGGTCGCGAGCGCACCGTGGCCATGAATCTGACATCTCGGCAAGAAGGCGGCCGGTCGCAGAACCAGCAAAACGAGATGCAGGGCGAACAGAATCGCGATCGATTCGATAATCGGCAGTTCGCCTCGCGCGGCCGCACCGGTTATCAGAGGTGGTCGATCAGTCACCCTCATCCGGCACTCGGCGTGACACTTGAAGAGAGCGACGACGGATATCTGACCGTGGCCCGCGTGATGGACGACGGCCCGGCGGAAAAGGCAGGGCTGCAGCGCGGTGACGAGATTTTGACGATCGACGATCATCCGGTCGATTCGGTGCGCGACGTCATGCAGCAATTGAGTCGTAAAAACCCGAACGACAAGGTCGACGTGCAAATTCGCCGTGACGGAAAGAAGCGAGACGTCGACGTGACCCTGGGTGATAGTTCCGAGATCTTTAACGATCGGCGCACGGCAGCGCGCGAGGATCGTGACGATCAACAAGGGAACGGGCAACGAAACGAACGCGGTCAAAATCGTGACAACGATCAGGACGGCAACCGCGATTCGCAGGATCGCGATTAG
- a CDS encoding DUF1501 domain-containing protein — translation MLSILSERQAATCHGLSRRHFLKLGGLTLGGLSLPQLLQAEEASPKTRGKSLSHKAVIMIYLSGGPSHQDMYDLKMDAPQEIRGLFRPISTNVPGIEICEHMPRLAKMMDKFAIIRSLYGGPDQHASDVCLSGYPIGPKGRQDNHPSLGAAISKIQGAVDPAVPPFVGLTTKTRHAPYSNPGLPGFLGQTYAPFQPDGEGMANLRLNGITLDRLHDRESLLASFDSYRRRVDASSKSQGVDTFTQKALDVLTSSKLVEAMDLDREPAALRDRYGRGSSSPAFGEDAGPHWMDQFLMARRLVEAGVRCVTLSFGSWDRHGGNFERLPEQLAKLDQGVTALVEDLHNRGLDQDVSVVAWGEFGRTPRINAGGGRDHWPAASCALLAGGGMRMGQVIGSTNRLGEVPQDRPIHYQDVLATLYRQLGVDVNTATITDPSGRPQYMLDRRDPVRELV, via the coding sequence ATGCTCTCGATCCTTAGTGAACGCCAAGCTGCGACTTGCCACGGGCTATCGCGGCGGCACTTCCTGAAGCTCGGCGGCCTAACGTTGGGCGGGCTTTCATTGCCACAACTCTTACAAGCGGAGGAAGCATCGCCGAAGACGCGGGGGAAAAGCCTGTCACACAAGGCGGTCATTATGATCTACCTGTCCGGAGGGCCGTCGCACCAGGACATGTACGACTTGAAGATGGACGCCCCGCAAGAGATTCGCGGGTTGTTTCGCCCGATCAGCACGAACGTGCCCGGAATCGAAATCTGCGAGCACATGCCGCGCCTGGCCAAGATGATGGACAAGTTCGCCATCATCCGTTCGCTCTATGGCGGTCCGGACCAGCATGCGTCGGACGTCTGCCTAAGCGGCTATCCGATCGGCCCGAAAGGGAGGCAAGACAACCATCCGTCCCTCGGCGCCGCCATCTCGAAGATCCAGGGAGCGGTCGATCCGGCCGTCCCACCATTCGTCGGGCTAACTACCAAGACTCGGCACGCCCCATACTCGAATCCAGGATTGCCCGGCTTCTTGGGCCAGACCTATGCTCCGTTTCAACCGGATGGCGAAGGAATGGCCAACCTGCGCCTGAACGGCATCACACTAGATCGATTGCACGATCGTGAGTCGCTGCTTGCCAGCTTCGACAGTTACCGTCGCCGCGTCGACGCTAGCTCAAAGTCCCAAGGAGTCGACACCTTCACGCAAAAGGCCCTGGATGTGCTGACATCGAGCAAGCTGGTCGAAGCGATGGACCTCGACCGAGAACCAGCGGCGCTGCGAGATCGCTACGGGCGAGGCAGTTCATCTCCCGCGTTTGGCGAAGACGCGGGGCCACATTGGATGGATCAGTTTCTGATGGCGCGGCGCCTGGTCGAGGCGGGGGTGCGTTGCGTCACGCTGTCGTTCGGCAGTTGGGATCGGCACGGTGGGAATTTCGAACGCCTACCGGAACAACTCGCCAAGCTCGACCAGGGAGTGACCGCATTGGTCGAAGACTTGCATAATCGCGGTCTCGATCAAGATGTGAGCGTCGTCGCCTGGGGCGAGTTCGGTCGCACGCCACGCATCAATGCAGGTGGCGGGCGCGACCATTGGCCGGCGGCGTCGTGCGCGCTGCTCGCCGGAGGTGGCATGCGGATGGGGCAAGTCATCGGCTCAACGAATCGCCTGGGCGAAGTCCCGCAAGATCGCCCGATCCACTATCAGGACGTTTTGGCGACACTCTACCGCCAGCTTGGCGTCGACGTGAACACGGCAACGATCACCGACCCTAGTGGTCGCCCGCAGTATATGCTCGATCGTCGCGATCCGGTTCGAGAGCTTGTCTAG